Proteins from a genomic interval of Anolis sagrei isolate rAnoSag1 chromosome 1, rAnoSag1.mat, whole genome shotgun sequence:
- the MLNR gene encoding motilin receptor encodes MALANTSSPAACQEEATKAWTLPPCTEYLCPLLPICILIPVTAVCLVLLILGVGGNVLTVIVTSRSRDLRCTTSLYLGSLAVSDLLLLLLGLPMDLYRLWRSRPWVLGTLLCRVWHWSGEAFAYCSILHLTALTAERYVAICFPLRAKVLVTQQRVKALLVILWAIALLSAAPFLFLVGVQQASNTSNDNGFTRECGPTDYAKQSGMLGTMFWVTTSYFMLPCLCLYILHGLIARELLLVRKAQLGGTSYRNHQHTVRMLVVLILAFIICWLPFHIGRIMYINPANSLMMYIAQYFNIFALQLFYLSAGINPILYNFVSKKYRAALYKLLVTKRSTERSSTITRETAGYVEISG; translated from the exons ATGGCTTTGGCTAACACTAGCAGTCCAGCCGCATGTCAAGAAGAGGCTACAAAGGCATGGACACTACCACCCTGCACTGAGTACCTATGCCCATTGCTGCCCATCTGCATTCTCATCCCAGTGACAGCTGTGTGCTTGGTTTTACTAATTCTTGGCGTTGGTGGCAATGTTTTGACTGTGATTGTGACAAGCCGGTCTCGTGACCTGCGCTGTACCACCAGCCTCTATCTGGGGAGCTTGGCTGTCTCTGATCTGCTGCTGCTCTTACTTGGGCTGCCGATGGACCTGTACCGTCTGTGGCGCTCGCGGCCATGGGTGCTAGGAACACTGTTGTGCCGTGTCTGGCATTGGTCTGGGGAAGCGTTTGCCTACTGCTCCATCCTTCATCTGACGGCTCTGACGGCTGAGCGCTATGTTGCCATTTGCTTCCCGTTGCGTGCTAAAGTGCTGGTGACCCAACAGCGCGTAAAAGCATTACTGGTAATACTGTGGGCTATTGCACTGCTCTCTGCTGCACCGTTTCTCTTCCTTGTGGGAGTCCAACAGGCCAGCAACACTTCTAATGACAATGGCTTCACCCGTGAGTGTGGCCCTACCGACTATGCTAAACAGTCAGGGATGTTGGGAACCATGTTCTGGGTCACCACCAGCTATTTCATGCTGCCCTGCCTCTGTCTCTACATCCTCCATGGCTTGATTGCACGGGAGCTTCTACTGGTCAGGAAGGCACAGCTTGGTGGGACGTCCTACCGGAACCACCAGCATACTGTACGCATGTTAG ttGTGCTGATTTTGGCGTTTATCATTTGCTGGCTGCCCTTCCACATTGGCAGGATTATGTACATCAACCCAGCGAATTCCCTGATGATGTATATCGcccaatattttaatatttttgcattgcAGCTTTTCTACTTGAGTGCTGGTATCAATCCCATTCTTTACAACTTTGTCTCAAAGAAATATAGGGCAGCTCTTTATAAGCTACTGGTGACCAAGCGATCTACAGAAAGGTCTTCTACTATTACCCGAGAGACTGCTGGCTACGTAGAAATTAGTGGTTAG